The Mammaliicoccus sciuri genome window below encodes:
- a CDS encoding methionine ABC transporter permease, translating into MTFLEKINYYLPELIQSLQETCIMLGYSMLITLLVGLPLGIALFLLNPSIKALNINYYWSFNFLITFIRSFPYLLFVISLIPLTRMILGSAFGPYPSIIPLSIVGIAIFSRLVEQVLLDIPGDIKVLAESLGASTYKYIWHFILVESRSGIILAYTTTTVSMVSYSTVMGIVGGGGIGDFAIRYGYQSYENEIMYFSIIIIISVFIIQMLGNFIAQKIDKRK; encoded by the coding sequence ATGACATTTTTAGAGAAGATAAATTACTACTTACCAGAATTGATTCAGTCCTTACAAGAAACGTGCATCATGTTAGGTTATTCGATGCTCATCACTTTACTAGTTGGACTACCCCTAGGCATCGCATTATTTTTATTAAACCCAAGTATTAAAGCGTTAAATATCAATTATTATTGGTCATTTAATTTCTTGATTACATTTATACGTTCATTCCCGTACTTACTATTTGTAATCAGTTTAATCCCACTTACACGCATGATTTTAGGGAGTGCGTTTGGTCCATACCCGTCGATTATCCCTTTAAGTATTGTAGGTATTGCGATATTTTCAAGATTGGTTGAGCAAGTATTATTAGATATTCCTGGTGATATTAAAGTCTTAGCAGAATCTCTAGGTGCCTCAACATATAAATATATTTGGCATTTCATATTAGTTGAATCACGTAGCGGCATTATATTGGCATATACAACGACGACAGTAAGCATGGTGTCTTATTCAACAGTCATGGGTATTGTTGGCGGTGGTGGAATAGGTGATTTCGCAATCAGATACGGTTATCAAAGTTATGAAAATGAAATCATGTATTTCTCAATCATCATCATTATCAGTGTATTTATCATACAAATGTTAGGAAACTTTATAGCTCAAAAAATAGATAAAAGAAAGTA
- a CDS encoding P-loop NTPase family protein: protein MRNPDILLCDEATSSLDEHNTEIIIKMLKKVNKAYNITIIFVTHELSVVKQLCEKVCVMEDGQLLEVMDNKVVSVERNPNSYLENVRQSLEE, encoded by the coding sequence GTGAGAAACCCGGATATTTTATTGTGTGATGAGGCGACAAGTAGTTTAGATGAACATAACACGGAAATCATCATTAAGATGTTGAAGAAAGTGAATAAAGCATACAACATTACGATTATTTTTGTGACGCATGAATTGAGTGTTGTTAAACAATTATGTGAAAAAGTATGTGTTATGGAGGACGGTCAATTGTTAGAGGTTATGGATAATAAAGTAGTAAGTGTAGAAAGAAACCCGAATTCTTATTTAGAGAATGTTAGGCAGAGTTTAGAAGAATGA